The genomic DNA ATGGTTGCCATCGATGCCGCCGCTACGTTACTGTTTGGTATTGAACCTTCTGAGGTCAACTATATTGGTTTGGCTGATGAAATGGGCGTTGGAACCTCCGACCTAAGCAAACTCAATATCAAAAGAATCAGGGTTTAACAGGATTTGATCATGTTGAAAAAATTAAGGGTAGTCATCGCCGTTGCCTTCCTGCTGTTTTTTGCTTTCGTTTTTATTGACATCAAGTATGTGACACCTGAATGGTGGATTTTCTACATTAGCCGGCTGCAATTCACTCCGGCATTACTCAACTTGATTGTGGTCGGTGGTTTTGCCATTATCAGTTTGATCTTTATCCTGATGCTTACGGTACTCTTTGGAAGGGTTTATTGTTCCACGTTATGCCCATTGGGAACTTTGCAGGATGTACTCACCCGTATTTTTAATCCCAAAAAGAAAATGCGCCGTTTTAAATACCATAAGCCCAACAACTGGCTTCGATATTCAATTCTGGCGATTACGGCTATTCTTTTCATCTTTGGAAGTTCCCTGCTTTTAAATCTGCTCGATCCTTACAGCAATTTTGGTAAAATATTTTCCAACCTAATGAGGCCGTTGAATATGCTAATCAATAATGAATTAGCTGCACACTATTCAAGGACTGGTACCTATGCCATTAACCCTGTCGAAGTTAAAGGTTTTCAGTTGTTTTCGATAGCTTATGCTGCTTTGTTTCTTGCCATCATAGGTTTTCTTTCTGCCTGGCGCGGTAGGCTTTTTTGTAATACTATCTGCCCGGTTGGAACTTTTTTAAGCCTGATTTCCCGAAAATCTCTTTTTCAAATTCATCTCGATCACGCAAAGTGCAACAGCTGCGGCCTATGCGCCATTACGTGTAAAGCTGAATGCATTGATGCAAAATCAAAAAACGTAGATATGTCGCGATGTGTAGGCTGTTTCAATTGCTTGTCGGCTTGCAAATCGAATGGTGTCTTGTATTCAATTCCAGTTAAGGTAAAATCTGACCAGGAAATTGCATTGCCGGATAAACGGCGACGCTTTTTAATTGGCGGACTGCTAACATCTGCTGCTGTTTTTAGCGGAATGAAAGTTTTGGGAGAAGAAGAGAAAAGACATCGTGGAAGAGGGCAGGGGAGGGGGCGTGGGCGTGGTAACCAGGAAGCGCCTGTTCCGGTAGTTCGTGAATTTCCTGTTTCACCGCCCGGGTCCATATGTATTGAGCATTTCAATTCCACATGTACTGCCTGCCACCTGTGTATCACCGCTTGTCCCAAGCAGGTGCTCGTTCCTGCATTTACCGAATACGGTTTGATGGGATTAATGCAGCCCCGGCTGGATTACGGAGTCAGCTTTTGCAACTACGAATGTGTAGTTTGCAGCCAGATTTGCCCGACTGGCGCCATCATTCCATTAGCCAATGAAGAAAAGAAACGGGTACAGATCGGGATAGCGCATTTTGTAAGGAGAAACTGCGTGGTCATTACAGACAAGACCGATTGTGGCGCCTGTGCTGAGCATTGCCCAACACAAGCTGTAAGGATGGTACTTCATCGAAACGGATTGTTCGTTCCCGAGGTTACTGATAATATATGTGTGGGTTGTGGCGCTTGCGAACATGCCTGTCCCACCGACCCAAAAGCCATTTACGTCGATGGTAACCATACGCATCTGGTAGCTGAAATGCCCGTCATCGAAACCATCGAAAAAAACATTGACCTTGATGATTTTCCTTTCTAAATTATTACCGAATCCTTATTTTTTAAAAGTACATGAAAAATGAAAAAATTGTCCCTCCTTTTAGTCATCGTTGTTCTGGCATTTTCCGCGTGTAGAGAAAAGCCATCAGGCTTTACCGGTTATGTTGATCCATTTATCGGAACCGACGCTCATGGCCACGTTTTCCCGGGGGCTA from Bacteroidales bacterium includes the following:
- a CDS encoding 4Fe-4S binding protein; translation: MLKKLRVVIAVAFLLFFAFVFIDIKYVTPEWWIFYISRLQFTPALLNLIVVGGFAIISLIFILMLTVLFGRVYCSTLCPLGTLQDVLTRIFNPKKKMRRFKYHKPNNWLRYSILAITAILFIFGSSLLLNLLDPYSNFGKIFSNLMRPLNMLINNELAAHYSRTGTYAINPVEVKGFQLFSIAYAALFLAIIGFLSAWRGRLFCNTICPVGTFLSLISRKSLFQIHLDHAKCNSCGLCAITCKAECIDAKSKNVDMSRCVGCFNCLSACKSNGVLYSIPVKVKSDQEIALPDKRRRFLIGGLLTSAAVFSGMKVLGEEEKRHRGRGQGRGRGRGNQEAPVPVVREFPVSPPGSICIEHFNSTCTACHLCITACPKQVLVPAFTEYGLMGLMQPRLDYGVSFCNYECVVCSQICPTGAIIPLANEEKKRVQIGIAHFVRRNCVVITDKTDCGACAEHCPTQAVRMVLHRNGLFVPEVTDNICVGCGACEHACPTDPKAIYVDGNHTHLVAEMPVIETIEKNIDLDDFPF